Proteins from one Camelina sativa cultivar DH55 chromosome 8, Cs, whole genome shotgun sequence genomic window:
- the LOC104708483 gene encoding uncharacterized protein LOC104708483 isoform X1, which yields MTRSWVLLFVLMFIVLTSQFEWNEQADSETETSRPLILSDQEQHIPQGKESLHEKKILSQEKKIQKLNELIRDLRRQLLQCRNENEVELRELETELDQLLLRGV from the exons ATGACGAGATCGTGGGTGCTTTTATTTGTTCTTATGTTCATTGTGTTGACTTCTCAGTTTGAGTGGAATGAACAAGCTGATAGTGAAACTGAGACTAGTCGTCCTCTCATTCTTTCAGATCAAGAGCAACATATACCACAAGGCAAAGAATCTCTGCAtgaaaag AAAATTCTCtctcaagaaaagaaaattcaaaagctTAATGAGCTGATTCGAGATCTAAGGAGGCAGTTGCTGCAATGCAGAAATGAAAATGAGGTTGAGTTGAGGGAGCTAGAAACTGAGCTTGATCAGCTGCTGTTAAGAGGTGTTTAA
- the LOC104708483 gene encoding uncharacterized protein LOC104708483 isoform X2, translating into MLSDFDWLLSQDKEKYQFEWNEQADSETETSRPLILSDQEQHIPQGKESLHEKKILSQEKKIQKLNELIRDLRRQLLQCRNENEVELRELETELDQLLLRGV; encoded by the exons ATGCTTTCAGATTTCGACTG GCTTTTAAGTCAAGACAAAGAGAAATATCAA TTTGAGTGGAATGAACAAGCTGATAGTGAAACTGAGACTAGTCGTCCTCTCATTCTTTCAGATCAAGAGCAACATATACCACAAGGCAAAGAATCTCTGCAtgaaaag AAAATTCTCtctcaagaaaagaaaattcaaaagctTAATGAGCTGATTCGAGATCTAAGGAGGCAGTTGCTGCAATGCAGAAATGAAAATGAGGTTGAGTTGAGGGAGCTAGAAACTGAGCTTGATCAGCTGCTGTTAAGAGGTGTTTAA
- the LOC104708487 gene encoding TLD domain-containing protein 1, translating into MGNSNSSSANPRFTSASRAFTQKKLEDLKSLFASLASKSQSNDQYVSYPAFQEYFGLSGSLGERIFDMVTQRRKDDKLTFEDLVIAKATYEKGTDDEIAEFIYQTLDVTGNGVLARSDLESVLVVILKSVFSAESSDAESSDYKEMVDALLNAATFSKSDDDNDGSEKGMTFADFRSWSSHVPTIRKFLGSLLMPPGPVRPGYQVPNLLYGDGVESDRLLLKKEYAWHIGGALPHHELVEWKLLYHSSLHGQSFNTFLGHTSNTGMSASVLIIKDKEGCVYGGYASQPWERYSDFYGDMKSFLFQLNPKAAIYRPTGANTNIQWCATNFTSENIPNGIGFGGKINHYGLFISASFDQGQTFECTTFGSPSLSKTSRIQPEVIECWGIVQASNEQDTKNNAMKGTVLERFKEDRNMLKLVGMAGNSND; encoded by the exons ATGGGAAATTCGAATTCTTCATCGGCGAATCCTCGCTTCACTTCTGCTTCAAG aGCTTTTACTCAGAAGAAGCTCGAAGATCTCAAATCTCTATTCGCTTCCCTCGCTTCCAAGTCTCAGAGCAATGACCAATACGTATCCTACCCTGCTTTCCAG GAGTATTTTGGTCTGAGTGGTTCTTTAGGAGAAAGGATCTTCGATATGGTCACTCAACGCAGGAAAGATGATAAATTGACTTTTGAAGATCTTGTTATTGCTAAG GCAACATATGAGAAAGGAACTGATGATGAAATTGCTGAGTTTATATACCAGACTTTGGATGTCACTGGCAATGGGGTCTTAGCAAG GTCTGATTTAGAGTCGGTACTGGTGGTGATTTTGAAGAGTGTGTTCTCTGCTGAGAGTTCTGATGCGGAATCAAGTGATTACAAGGAGATGGTGGATGCGTTACTCAATGCTGCTACTTTCTCAAaatctgatgatgataatgatggtTCTGAAAAAGGAATGACTTTTGCGGATTTCAGAAGCTGGAGCTCACACGTTCCAACTATCAGAAAGTTCCTTGGAAGCTTGCTTATGCCCCCCGGTCCAG TGAGACCTGGATATCAAGTCCCGAATCTGCTTTATGGAGATGGTGTGGAATCAGATAGGCTATTGTTGAAGAAGGAATACGCTTGGCATATCGGAGGAGCTCTTCCTCACCACGAGCTTGTTGAGTGGAAGCTGCTGTATCACAGTTCCTTACACGGTCAAAGCTTCAACACATTCCTCGGACACACATC AAACACGGGTATGTCGGCATCTGTGTTAATCATCAAAGACAAAGAAGGCTGTGTGTATGGAGGATACGCCTCTCAACCTTGGGAGAGGTACAGCGATTTCTATGGAGATATGaagtcttttcttttccaacTAAATCCTAAAGCAGCCATTTACAGACCAACTGGAGCAAACACCAACATTCAATGG TGTGCAACTAATTTCACATCAGAGAACATTCCAAACGGCATAGGATTTGGAGGTAAAATCAACCACTACGGTCTGTTTATATCAGCAAGCTTCGATCAAGGCCAGACATTTGAATGCACAACGTTCGGTAGCCCAAGCCTTTCCAAGACTAGCAGAATACAGCCAGAAGTCATAGAATGTTGGGGAATCGTTCAAGCCTCAAACGAACAAGATACCAAAAATAACGCCATGAAAGGTACTGTTCTagagaggtttaaagaagacCGCAACATGCTCAAACTAGTCGGCATGGCAGGCAATTCAAATGATTGA
- the LOC104708488 gene encoding 40S ribosomal protein S17-4-like has translation MGRVRTKTVKKSSRQVIEKYYSRMTLDFHTNKKILEEVAIIPSKRLRNKIAGFSTHLMKRIQKGPVRGISLKLQEEERERRMDFVPDESAIKTDHIEVDKETLDMLASLGMSELPGVVKVDPISAAPIAPFGGLGRGRRY, from the coding sequence ATGGGTCGCGTTCGCACGAAGACGGTGAAGAAGTCATCTCGTCAAGTGATCGAGAAGTACTACTCTCGCATGACGCTTGATTTCCACACCAACAAGAAGATCCTCGAGGAAGTCGCAATCATCCCATCGAAGAGGCTCCGTAACAAGATCGCCGGTTTCTCAACTCATCTCATGAAGAGGATCCAGAAAGGACCTGTCCGTGGTATCTCCCTCAAGCTTCAGGAGGAAGAGCGTGAGCGCCGTATGGACTTTGTTCCCGATGAATCCGCCATTAAAACCGATCACATCGAGGTCGACAAGGAGACTCTCGACATGCTTGCTTCCTTGGGAATGTCTGAATTGCCTGGCGTTGTTAAGGTTGATCCAATCTCTGCTGCTCCTATTGCTCCTTTTGGTGGATTAGGCCGTGGAAGAAGGTACTAG
- the LOC104708489 gene encoding B3 domain-containing protein At5g06250-like isoform X1, producing the protein MSVNHYSTDHHHTLLWQQQQQQQQHRHTTDTSEATTTATWLNDDLKESLFEKSLTPSDVGKLNRLVIPKQHAEKYFPLNAVVVSSGASDTSSSSEKGMLLSFEDETGKSWRFRYSYWNSSQSYVLTKGWSRFVKDKQLDPGDVVFFQRHRSDIRRLFIGWRRRGQGSSSSSAAATNSATSMVAPSYRQIHHASTNYSNPPSHSEYSHYGATLATAAEETHSTPSSSAVAGGSSRTLRLFGVNLECQMDENDGDDSVVAAAAVESPEGYYGQNMYYYYSHPHNMNIAFTGER; encoded by the exons ATGTCAGTCAACCATTACTCCACAGACCACCACCACACTCTCTTGTggcagcaacagcagcagcagcaacaacaccGCCACACCACCGACACATCGGAGGCAACTACCACCGCCACATGGCTCAACGATGACCTAAAGGAGTCACTCTTTGAGAAGTCTCTCACACCAAGCGACGTCGGCAAACTCAACCGCCTCGTCATACCAAAACAGCACGCGGAGAAATACTTCCCTCTCAATGCCGTCGTCGTCTCCTCTGGTGCTTCTGACACTTCATCATCGTCGGAGAAAGGGATGCTTCTAAGCTTCGAAGACGAGACGGGTAAGTCCTGGAGGTTCAGATACTCATACTGGAACAGCAGTCAGAGCTACGTCTTGACTAAAGGATGGAGCAGATTCGTCAAAGACAAACAGCTCGATCCAGGCGACGTCGTTTTCTTCCAACGACACCGTTCTGATATACGGAGACTCTTCATTGGCTGGCGGAGACGTGGTCaaggctcctcctcctcctccgctgcAGCTACTAACTCCGCCACTTCTATGGTAGCTCCTTCTTATCGTCAAATCCACCATGCCTCTACTAATTACTCTAATCCTCCTTCTCACTCAGAGTATTCCCACTAcg GAGCCACCTTAGCAACAGCGGCGGAGGAGACTCACTCCACACCTTCGTCTTCAGCCGTCGCCGGAGGGAGCTCAAGGACGTTGAGGCTTTTCGGGGTGAATTTGGAGTGTCAAATGGATGAGAACGACGGAGATGATTCCGTTGTAGCCGCCGCCGCAGTTGAATCACCCGAAGGTTACTACGGCCAAAACATGTATTACTATTACTCTCATCCTCATAACATG aataTAGCTTTCACGGGGGAGCGATGA
- the LOC104708489 gene encoding B3 domain-containing protein At5g06250-like isoform X2, which yields MSVNHYSTDHHHTLLWQQQQQQQQHRHTTDTSEATTTATWLNDDLKESLFEKSLTPSDVGKLNRLVIPKQHAEKYFPLNAVVVSSGASDTSSSSEKGMLLSFEDETGKSWRFRYSYWNSSQSYVLTKGWSRFVKDKQLDPGDVVFFQRHRSDIRRLFIGWRRRGQGSSSSSAAATNSATSMVAPSYRQIHHASTNYSNPPSHSEYSHYGATLATAAEETHSTPSSSAVAGGSSRTLRLFGVNLECQMDENDGDDSVVAAAAVESPEGYYGQNII from the exons ATGTCAGTCAACCATTACTCCACAGACCACCACCACACTCTCTTGTggcagcaacagcagcagcagcaacaacaccGCCACACCACCGACACATCGGAGGCAACTACCACCGCCACATGGCTCAACGATGACCTAAAGGAGTCACTCTTTGAGAAGTCTCTCACACCAAGCGACGTCGGCAAACTCAACCGCCTCGTCATACCAAAACAGCACGCGGAGAAATACTTCCCTCTCAATGCCGTCGTCGTCTCCTCTGGTGCTTCTGACACTTCATCATCGTCGGAGAAAGGGATGCTTCTAAGCTTCGAAGACGAGACGGGTAAGTCCTGGAGGTTCAGATACTCATACTGGAACAGCAGTCAGAGCTACGTCTTGACTAAAGGATGGAGCAGATTCGTCAAAGACAAACAGCTCGATCCAGGCGACGTCGTTTTCTTCCAACGACACCGTTCTGATATACGGAGACTCTTCATTGGCTGGCGGAGACGTGGTCaaggctcctcctcctcctccgctgcAGCTACTAACTCCGCCACTTCTATGGTAGCTCCTTCTTATCGTCAAATCCACCATGCCTCTACTAATTACTCTAATCCTCCTTCTCACTCAGAGTATTCCCACTAcg GAGCCACCTTAGCAACAGCGGCGGAGGAGACTCACTCCACACCTTCGTCTTCAGCCGTCGCCGGAGGGAGCTCAAGGACGTTGAGGCTTTTCGGGGTGAATTTGGAGTGTCAAATGGATGAGAACGACGGAGATGATTCCGTTGTAGCCGCCGCCGCAGTTGAATCACCCGAAGGTTACTACGGCCAAAACAT aataTAG
- the LOC104708490 gene encoding uncharacterized protein LOC104708490, giving the protein MKLKVVYRKVSDYMRYDLKEIVLPSSLPDPPHVIKRRKLTWHERFLVLKEASRLYAASWVRDIGPELRPNDYKKQGDAEPKKQVKETENEPSVLEDLAVAARGGMETLRPALHRLYMTRASHYKDALSSFVKGYHEGLQQVMQNKAESEAPADEADKSKKPPDL; this is encoded by the exons atGAAGTTGAAGGTTGTGTACCGTAAGGTCTCTGATTACATGCGTTACGATCTCAAAGAAATTGTCTTACCTTCATCACTCCCCGATCCTCCTCACGTCATTAAACGCCGCAAATTGACTTGGCACGAGCGATTTCTA GTGTTGAAGGAAGCTTCAAGGCTTTATGCTGCAAGCTGGGTGCGAGATATAGGTCCTGAACTTCGTCCAAATGATTACAAGAAGCAAGGAGACGCTGAACctaaaaaacaagtcaaggagactGAGAATGAGCCCTCTGTTTTGGAAGATCTTG CGGTGGCTGCAAGAGGTGGGATGGAGACTCTAAGGCCTGCTTTACATCGCCTGTACATGACACGAGCTTCTCATTATAAAGATGCTCTTTCAAGCTTTGTAAAAGGTTACCATGAGGGTTTGCAGCAAGTTATGCAGAATAAAGCAGAGTCTGAAGCCCCTGCAGATGAAGCTGACAAGTCTAAAAAACCACCTGACCTTTAG